The following coding sequences lie in one Nitrospirota bacterium genomic window:
- a CDS encoding 30S ribosomal protein S21: MPYVKIGDNDSFENALRKFKKQCEREGILSEIKKREHYDKPSVKKKKKAIAARKKALKRFKSPSR, translated from the coding sequence ATGCCTTATGTGAAAATTGGCGACAATGACTCTTTTGAAAATGCCCTTCGCAAGTTTAAAAAACAGTGCGAAAGGGAAGGCATCCTCTCCGAGATAAAGAAAAGAGAGCATTACGATAAACCAAGCGTAAAGAAGAAAAAGAAGGCTATAGCCGCAAGGAAAAAAGCCCTCAAGAGATTCAAATCTCCTTCGAGGTAG
- the rpsF gene encoding 30S ribosomal protein S6, whose protein sequence is MNYYEKVMILDPNLDDNAAEETVGKIRDLITKQGGEILKKENWGRRKLAYELNKHQKGNYIFLFFKSTPATIFEIEKLCKVLDPIIKFMVVKLTKKKQIEAVLQSLAQAAAKVAAHDTKPAVSGEKVTEEKKDVQ, encoded by the coding sequence ATGAATTATTACGAAAAAGTCATGATTCTTGACCCGAATCTTGACGACAATGCCGCAGAAGAGACCGTTGGAAAGATCAGGGACCTAATCACCAAACAGGGCGGAGAGATCCTAAAGAAAGAAAATTGGGGCCGCCGCAAGTTAGCTTACGAGCTGAACAAGCATCAAAAGGGAAACTATATTTTCCTGTTTTTTAAATCCACCCCCGCAACCATATTTGAAATCGAAAAACTCTGCAAAGTGCTTGACCCGATCATAAAGTTCATGGTTGTTAAGCTGACGAAAAAGAAACAGATAGAAGCAGTGCTGCAATCTCTGGCGCAGGCAGCAGCAAAGGTCGCCGCTCACGATACGAAGCCTGCTGTGTCAGGCGAGAAAGTTACGGAGGAGAAAAAGGATGTTCAATAA
- the gatC gene encoding Asp-tRNA(Asn)/Glu-tRNA(Gln) amidotransferase subunit GatC: MKIEHIAMLARLKLTTHEEELFSRQVGSIIDYINKLNELDTTSVEPTAHVLSVKNVLREDSLTASLPRESALQNAPDKDESFYRVPKIIE; this comes from the coding sequence ATGAAGATTGAACATATAGCCATGCTTGCAAGGCTGAAACTTACAACGCATGAAGAAGAACTTTTCTCCAGACAGGTCGGCAGCATCATTGACTACATAAATAAGCTGAACGAGCTTGACACAACGAGCGTTGAGCCTACGGCCCACGTGCTTTCAGTGAAAAATGTCCTCAGGGAAGACAGCTTGACCGCCTCTCTCCCGCGGGAAAGCGCCCTGCAGAATGCCCCCGATAAAGACGAGAGTTTTTACAGAGTGCCCAAGATAATCGAATGA
- a CDS encoding 30S ribosomal protein S18, whose protein sequence is MRSYKLQFKKFQRRKYCRFCADHSVFIDYKDIKTLRNYLTERGKMIAGRMTGNCAKHQRELTIAIKRARNIALLPFVER, encoded by the coding sequence ATAAGGAGTTATAAATTGCAATTTAAAAAATTTCAGAGAAGAAAATACTGCAGGTTCTGCGCGGACCATAGTGTATTTATCGACTATAAAGACATCAAGACCCTCAGGAACTACCTGACCGAGAGGGGAAAGATGATTGCCGGCAGAATGACCGGCAATTGCGCGAAACATCAGAGGGAGCTTACAATCGCCATCAAGAGGGCGCGTAATATAGCCCTCCTTCCGTTTGTAGAGAGATAA
- a CDS encoding DUF721 domain-containing protein: MQSLQNILNTFIKDYGIEGGVALNAIRNQWDKLVGQAVAAHTFPDTIKNKVITLIVDTPQWLHHLGFFKEEIITKLKPYKIDEIRFRIGRLPEKTNEKQVTQDNELSEDDSRFLENTLKDLKDEELKEKFRTLIVHGLKRGKK; the protein is encoded by the coding sequence ATGCAGTCCCTTCAGAATATCCTCAATACATTCATCAAAGATTACGGCATTGAAGGCGGTGTGGCCCTCAATGCCATCAGAAATCAGTGGGACAAGCTCGTCGGACAGGCCGTTGCAGCTCACACCTTCCCGGACACCATTAAAAACAAAGTTATTACTTTAATAGTAGACACCCCCCAGTGGCTGCATCATCTCGGTTTTTTCAAAGAAGAGATCATCACAAAACTCAAGCCTTATAAAATAGACGAGATACGTTTCAGGATCGGCAGGCTCCCGGAAAAGACAAATGAAAAACAGGTGACACAAGACAACGAATTGTCCGAAGATGATTCGAGGTTCCTCGAAAATACGCTGAAGGACCTGAAGGATGAGGAGCTTAAGGAAAAATTCAGGACCCTGATCGTGCACGGGTTAAAGAGGGGAAAGAAGTAA
- a CDS encoding DUF507 family protein — protein MRVPKGWVPVVSREILEELLKKSLIELTVSKEKAAELLNELMLEELTVEDRLNEEVRQMLKKFDSEIEKGRLDYRKLFDMTKQKLVKERNIIL, from the coding sequence ATGAGAGTACCTAAAGGGTGGGTGCCTGTTGTATCAAGGGAGATCCTGGAAGAGCTCCTGAAGAAAAGTTTGATTGAACTGACGGTATCCAAAGAAAAGGCCGCCGAGTTATTAAATGAGCTGATGCTTGAAGAGCTGACGGTAGAAGACAGGCTCAACGAAGAAGTAAGGCAGATGTTGAAAAAATTCGATTCGGAAATAGAAAAGGGCCGGCTGGACTACCGTAAACTTTTTGATATGACAAAACAGAAACTGGTCAAGGAGCGGAATATTATTTTATGA
- a CDS encoding DUF507 family protein, with protein MRLSDDKISHLSHIVLKGLADKKAIAPPADEGAIRREIKRILVKESKLAEEMDESIRKKLQSYSKKIPEGTSEWDVLYQKFFQEESAKKGRG; from the coding sequence ATGAGGCTCTCCGACGACAAGATCAGCCATCTTTCACACATTGTCCTGAAAGGGCTTGCCGATAAAAAGGCAATTGCTCCCCCCGCGGACGAGGGGGCCATCAGGCGGGAGATAAAAAGGATTTTAGTTAAAGAATCAAAACTCGCCGAAGAGATGGACGAATCCATCAGGAAGAAGCTACAATCCTACTCAAAGAAGATACCTGAGGGGACTTCCGAATGGGACGTCCTCTACCAGAAATTCTTCCAGGAAGAATCAGCCAAAAAAGGCAGGGGATAA
- a CDS encoding single-stranded DNA-binding protein — MFNKVILIGNLTRDPEMRYTPQGTSVCNFGLAVNRRYKQGDEAKEEVTFISIVVFGKQADTCGQYLNKGSSVLVEGRLQERRWETEDGQKRSRHEVVAQSVRFLGKKQGPAGFDAPGGEETAPPDETTELEPF, encoded by the coding sequence ATGTTCAATAAAGTTATCCTGATAGGCAATCTTACGAGAGACCCCGAGATGAGATATACCCCGCAGGGTACGTCCGTCTGTAATTTCGGGCTTGCAGTTAATCGCAGATACAAACAGGGTGATGAAGCGAAAGAAGAGGTCACTTTCATAAGTATAGTGGTCTTCGGCAAGCAGGCCGACACATGCGGGCAATATTTAAATAAGGGCAGCTCTGTGCTTGTTGAGGGCAGGCTGCAGGAGAGACGCTGGGAGACGGAAGACGGGCAGAAAAGGAGCAGGCACGAGGTCGTAGCGCAGTCTGTCCGGTTCCTCGGCAAAAAACAGGGCCCTGCCGGGTTTGACGCCCCAGGCGGGGAGGAGACCGCCCCTCCGGACGAAACCACTGAACTGGAACCTTTTTAA
- a CDS encoding GatB/YqeY domain-containing protein has protein sequence MPLSEKIASDFKNALKSGDKDKVSILRMIKAAIKNREIEKGGPLDDDEISGILRTFVKRANESIEQFSKAGRTDIAEKEKSELVIIQGYLPKQLGEDEIKAIVKDAIAETGAAGAKDMGKVMKAVMAKTKGQADGKLVNNLVKELLGV, from the coding sequence ATGCCCTTATCCGAAAAGATAGCAAGTGATTTTAAAAACGCCCTCAAGTCAGGGGACAAAGATAAAGTCTCAATCCTGAGGATGATCAAGGCCGCGATAAAGAACAGGGAGATTGAAAAAGGCGGCCCCCTTGATGACGATGAGATCTCCGGCATTCTTCGCACATTTGTTAAAAGGGCGAATGAATCCATTGAGCAGTTTTCAAAAGCCGGCAGGACCGATATCGCGGAGAAAGAGAAATCGGAACTCGTCATAATACAGGGCTACCTCCCGAAACAGCTTGGCGAAGACGAAATAAAAGCAATAGTGAAAGACGCTATTGCCGAGACAGGGGCAGCCGGGGCAAAGGATATGGGTAAGGTAATGAAGGCCGTGATGGCAAAAACAAAGGGGCAGGCGGACGGCAAGCTTGTCAATAATCTTGTGAAAGAGTTACTGGGAGTTTAA
- a CDS encoding NGG1p interacting factor NIF3, with product MKLRKIYETIVAAGIEADPRGKKTVLKSLDKKKKAYKDMKAEDKEFFDTEALTNPYADSRILHGTGKEEIKTALVGIDMDAAEILLADRLSSKGTKIDLVITHHPSGKAFANFYEVMYMQADILNKFGVPINIAEGLLEGRIKEIERRLSPANHTRAVDVAALLDIPFMCMHTPADNMVVDFLQKTFDKKSPDTLGDIIKILKEIPEYREAAKNNSGPKILLGSGERSAGKIFVDMTGGTEGSKDIFESLANSSVNTIVGMHLSDEHRKEAEKRHINVVIAGHISSDNVGMNFLLDEVVKNGKLKIIPCSGFRRFSRN from the coding sequence ATGAAATTAAGAAAGATTTACGAAACCATTGTTGCGGCGGGAATTGAGGCTGATCCGCGCGGTAAAAAGACAGTCCTGAAGTCCCTCGACAAAAAGAAAAAAGCCTACAAGGACATGAAGGCTGAGGACAAGGAGTTCTTTGATACAGAAGCCCTTACCAACCCGTACGCCGACTCAAGGATACTGCACGGCACAGGCAAAGAAGAAATAAAGACCGCGCTTGTGGGCATCGACATGGATGCAGCGGAAATCCTCCTTGCAGACAGGCTTTCGTCAAAAGGGACAAAGATCGACCTTGTCATCACCCACCATCCTTCCGGGAAGGCATTCGCCAATTTTTACGAGGTCATGTACATGCAGGCTGACATACTCAATAAGTTCGGAGTACCTATTAATATTGCGGAGGGACTTCTTGAGGGCAGGATAAAAGAAATCGAGAGACGGCTTTCCCCAGCCAACCATACCCGCGCTGTGGATGTGGCTGCCCTGCTTGATATACCGTTTATGTGCATGCATACTCCCGCAGACAATATGGTTGTGGACTTTCTTCAGAAAACCTTTGATAAAAAATCCCCTGACACGCTTGGCGATATCATTAAGATCCTGAAAGAGATTCCCGAATACCGCGAGGCCGCAAAGAACAACTCAGGGCCGAAGATACTCCTTGGCTCCGGCGAAAGGAGCGCGGGGAAAATATTTGTCGACATGACAGGCGGGACCGAAGGCTCAAAAGATATATTTGAAAGCCTTGCCAATTCAAGCGTAAACACTATCGTCGGAATGCATCTCAGCGACGAACACAGGAAAGAAGCTGAGAAACGCCATATTAATGTCGTGATCGCCGGACATATTTCGAGCGACAATGTCGGCATGAATTTTCTGCTCGATGAAGTTGTGAAAAACGGAAAGCTTAAGATAATCCCCTGCTCCGGTTTCAGGAGATTCAGCAGGAATTAA
- a CDS encoding 50S ribosomal protein L28, protein MAECSICGKKKVTGNNVSHANNRTKRVFMPNLQKVKMQTAHGVRRSSVCTRCLRSGKVKKAV, encoded by the coding sequence ATGGCAGAATGTTCAATTTGCGGTAAGAAAAAGGTGACCGGCAACAATGTCAGTCATGCCAATAACAGGACCAAACGCGTATTCATGCCCAATCTGCAGAAGGTGAAGATGCAGACTGCTCATGGAGTAAGAAGGTCTTCTGTCTGCACCAGATGCCTGCGCTCAGGAAAAGTTAAAAAGGCAGTCTAA